Proteins co-encoded in one Arachis hypogaea cultivar Tifrunner chromosome 13, arahy.Tifrunner.gnm2.J5K5, whole genome shotgun sequence genomic window:
- the LOC140177604 gene encoding uncharacterized protein — protein MGDKGKRRAIAATPIGSYFKERTTPGSQPTLKSVLASKQVVHKVKLGLARWIIDAQILFNAIQSPYFQPVLDGVAAIGPGFKGPSYDEMRVHLLADLKKECQLLVEGYRSSWKKTGYTLMADGWTDQRQHTIINFLVYCPAAMLFVKSVDASDMIKTVDTLFKLFAEVIEWVGSSNIVHVVTDNAANYVSAGKLIHEKYPNIFWSPCASHCINPILKDIASIPHIANLASRASKVSVFVYNHMIFLSWLRKRKEWKEIVRPGVTRFATVFITLKSIYDHKEDLQSLVVDKYFTSHKLSKSVNGKMVSSIILDSKFWEDYFTTTMLVGPLIKLLRLVDADEKPSLGIMYEGMQRAKIAIKTMFRNRKSAYTPYTSILKIRWDKHLKRDLHAAAYFLNPDFFYSEGFVEKANILRSLLDLFDIETLCDDSVAAMQEIQLYRDRKGSFGRESALKAIKRRKPGEWWRLHGGSAPNLQKMAIRLLHQTSSSSGCERNWSLFEQIHSKRRNRLEHQRLSDIVYVIYNLRLQSRMHRKKKNDPIDIQSIDTVDFWVMPDEDNPEFTNGDIEGIENLIYTDNAMPSYPKDGGDVKVDVDLPNVADSSNTASFGGTSDNGGFGLPVYNGDIGTVNDNYDF, from the exons ATGGGAGACAAAGGAAAGAGAAGAGCGATTGCTGctactccaattggaagttatttTAAGGAAAGGACTACGCCAGGCTCTCAACCAACTTTGAAAAGTGTATTGGCCAGTAAACAAGTTGTGCACAAGGTTAAGTTGGGGCTTGCAAGATGGATCATTGATGCACAGATTCTATTCAATGCAATTCAATCACCTTACTTTCAACCTGTCTTGGACGGTGTTGCTGCAATTGGACCTGGTTTCAAGGGACCGTCATATGATGAAATGAGAGTTCATTTGCTGGCCGATCTTAAGAAGGAGTGTCAGTTGCTTGTTGAAGGCTATAGGAGCTCGTGGAAAAAGACTGGTTATACACTGATGGCAGATGGCTGGACTGATCAAAGGCAGCATACGATAATTAATTTTCTAGTTTATTGTCCTGCTGCTATGTTATTTGTTAAGTCTGTTGATGCTTCTGATATGATAAAAACAGTCGATACCTTGTTTAAATTGTTTGCTGAGGTTATTGAGTGGGTTGGGTCTAGTAACATTGTGCATGTGGTTACTGATAATGCTGCGAATTATGTATCTGCTGGAAAACTCATTCATGAAAAGTATCCAAACATTTTTTGGTCTCCTTGTGCTTCTCACTGCATCAATCCTATTTTGAAAGACATAGCAAGTATTCCTCACATAGCTAACCTTGCCTCTCGTGCTTCAAAAGTGTCTGTGTTTGTTTACAATCATATGATTTTCTTGTCATGgcttagaaaaagaaaagagtggAAAGAAATTGTTCGACCAGGAGTTACACGTTTTGCTACTGTTTTCATTACTTTGAAAAGTATATATGATCATAAAGAAGACTTGCAATCATTGGTGGTGGACAAATATTTCACTTCTCATAAATTATCCAAGAGTGTCAATGGGAAGATGGTTAGCTCAATTATCTTGGATAGTAAGTTTTGGGAGGATTATTTTACTACTACTATGCTTGTTGGTCCTCTTATTAAGTTATTGAGGCTTGTTGATGCTGATGAGAAACCTTCTCTGGGTATCATGTATGAGGGCATGCAAAGAGCCAAAATTGCTATCAAGACAATGTTTAGAAATAGGAAATCTGCATACACACCTTATACAAGTATCTTGAAAATACGGTGGGATAAGCATTTGAAGCGTGACCTCCATGCAGCAGCATACTTTTTGAATCCAGATTTCTTCTATAGTGAGGGGTTTGTTGAGAAGGCAAATATCTTGAGGTCTTTGCTTGATTTATTTGATATTGAAACTCTTTGCGATGACTCAGTTGCCGCAATGCAAGAGATACAGTTGTATCGAGATCGAAAAGGAAGTTTTGGAAGGGAAAGTGCTTTGAAAGCAATCAAGAGACGTAAACCTG GTGAATGGTGGAGGCTACACGGTGGGAGTGCACCTAACTTGCAAAAAATGGCAAttcgtcttcttcatcaaacatctTCATCATCCGGATGTGAGAGGAACTGGAGCCTCTTTGAACAAATCCATTCAAAGAGGAGGAACCGATTAGAGCATCAAAGGCTAAGTGATATTGTTTATGTCATTTATAATCTACGCCTTCAATCTAGAATGCATCGCAAGAAGAAGAATGATCCAATTGACATTCAAAGCATTGACACAGTAGATTTTTGGGTAATGCCGGATGAAGATAATCCTGAATTTACTAATGGAGACATCGAAggcattgaaaatttaatttacacGGATAATGCTATGCCTTCATATcctaaag atggagGAGATGTAAAAGTTGATGTGGATTTGCCTAATGTTGCTGATTCTTCAAATACAGCTTCTTTTGGTGGTACTTCTGATAATGGTGGCTTTGGATTACCTGTTTATAATGGAGATATTGGAACAgttaatgataattatgatttttga